TCGGTGTGCGACATGCCTGTCCTGTGCTCCAGGACCGCTTCCAGTGTATGAGAGTAAGGAGAATGTCCTATATCATGTAGAAGTGCGGCGGCCTGGACCGTCCTCTTATCCTCTTCGCTGATTCCCAAGGCATCCGCCATCCTTCCTGCGACGTGGAAGGTGCCGAGGGAATGTTCCATCCTAGTATGATGCGCCCCGGGGAAGACCAGATAGGCCATGCCCAACTGATGGACACCATGGAGCCTTTGTACCTCGGGACGGTGCATGACGTCCACGAAGAAACCTTCCACCTTGACGCTCCCGTGGACGCTGTCGTGGATGACCTTGTAATCGCCCCTGCTCATATCCGCCCCTCCGGGCCATCGAGTCTAAGATCTCCTGGCCTGATAGCATTGACCATGGCTAAATTAGGCTGGAAAGGCATGGACCCAGGATAAGGAAAACGAAAGGCGGAGGGCCGGTCCTCAGGCCTCTAATGGAACCCGCCGCGTATCTTGTTCCTGTCGATCCTCATTCCGTTAGGCGTGACGACTATGAGGTTGTTGCCTATGGCAGCCACGTCCCCGTTGCAATCCCTTGCGACGTTCTTGAGCTCGCTTGTCACACGCTTCAGCTCATTGGTGTCGTTCGCCATGTTGCTATAATCTATGAGCAGAACATTTCCATCATACACAGGTTGGGTAATCGCTCCCACATCCTCATAGCGATATATCTCCGCTACCTTCACGCTCGCCCCGCTCAGGCTTGACTCCTCTGGGAAGAACATCGCGCCCAGGTCTATATACTGCTCTGTTTCGACAGGCGAAACGTCGTCCTTCCCCCTCTTCAAAGGCTTCTTGAGTATTGGCATTTCCATCCCTCTTAAGGTTGTTTCCGGTATCAACCAGAGCGTTATTAAAGTTTATGTCTGGCGCATGAAATTTTCAACAAAATAAAAATGATTTATTTAATTTGCAATTTTATATTAAATAATATATCAATCATAGGAGGAACATTTGAATAATTTTATATTATAAAAATCGGCCAAGGAATGAACAACAATTTGATAAGATAATATATTATAAAAATAAGACCGCTCATTACATTCACTATTTCAGCTCGTCTTTTTGTCCCGTTCTGCGCCTATTACATTTCCAACATCGATCGTTCCTTCCGACGTTCAATGCCTCGCATTCACATTTCCATAGACCTCTCAGATCGTACGTATTGCACATCTCACATCGGCATTCGACCTGCTCCCAACCACGGTCCTCATACATGACCATGTTAACTCGAGCATGTTGTTAAAATACCTATTGAAATCAGGACGATATTCTCAGATTCAGATTAAGGCTCTGGACCTCGTTCTTGACCGCTAGAATTATCCTCTGCTCCGCATCTGTGCCTGTGAAATCAGCGTATGGTTTCATCTCTATGCCAGATGGCAAGGCCGGTGCCCCGTCCTTGTACAGCAGGAACCATAGCTTGTACTTCCCTGTCTTATTGACAGAGAACGTGTAGAACAATTCCCATTGGGCGGTCCAGTTGCCCTCCAGGTCGACATCCTGATGATCAAGCTCGATGTTGAAGCTGTCGAACCAATACATCTCATGGACCTGCGTCTCATTGTTCACGAAAGTTGCGTTGACAAGCCAGAGCTCCACCGTATAGTTCACGGTCCTGTGCTCATGATTGGCGATCCCTATTATTATCGAGGCCTCCTCCCCGGCCGTCAGATCGTGAGGATATCCCTCGGCCTTTCCCCCCGGGCCCAAGATGTAGAACTCGGTGAAGCTCTCTCCCTGCCTCGGGACGGCGATGACATAGACCAAGGCCACGACCGATGCGATGATCGATATGACCAGGATTATCGTCAGGGCCTTGTCCACCCCTTTCTCTTTTCTATAAGAAGCTATGGCATCATTGTATAGCTTGACCGGGTCGAATGGAAGATATGGAGCTATGGCGAGATTCCTCCTGTATTGACCGACCAGAGCGACAACGATATTGAAAACCGAGAGACAGGCCAGTATGGGCACGAGCCTGATCCCGAAGGGCGTGTAGTTGAGACCGAACCCTATCAGCGGGGCGATGGCGATGCTGAGACCGAATGAAAGTGCCACCCGCTCCAAAGGCTCTAGGTCCTCCTTTTCCGGAAAGAGCGCCAGCACTGTCACGTAACCAGGGAAGAACAACAGGAAGGGAAGGCCAAGGACGATCCTCAATGGCACGTCCGGCATCAGGAATATCGAAAGGATGAGGAGCGGCGTCACAACAAGTACCATCAGGACATCCCAGTCCCTCCGCATGTCGACCTTGAGGTTTTTGAGGTCGATATCGATGCCGTCGCTCATTTCCTCTGCCCTTCCTCTTCGTCGTACTTCCAGAGCTTGTCGCCTACATATGTCAGCGACCTCACGGCCTTTCCTGGCCTTTTTTGCCTGAGCTCTTCACCAGACAATAGGCTCTGACCGATGGCCAACGGCTTTAAATTCTTAACATCCCTGACCCAAACGAGGTCGCCAGACCTTATCTCAGGATCGGCATCGACGATCCCGGGCCCCATGACGTCCGCCCCCTTGGTCACGAACGGAACCGCGCCCATGTCGACGGTCACGAATTTCTTGGTCGCCCTGTATCTCAACAGACCTCGGACCGTGAGGAACGGCGTCCCTTCTACAATCAGGCCCAGTATCTGTCCGTTGACGAAGATTAGGTCGAACTCTGAGGATTCGGCTGAATCCACCACGTCATCAGTCCCGAAGAGCTCGGTGCCAAGATCCTTTGACAGCCTCTCGGACATCTGTTTTATGTCCTTCTCCCTCATCCTCTTACGATTGCGGACCCTCAGCTCGCTCATGTGATGACACCGGTCAGTTAAAAAAATTCAGCAATGTCATTTCTTTCCTCGTCCAAAAAGCTTCCCGATGAATCCCTTCTTGACGGATACTTCACCTTGCTCATCCGCCTCGGGAGAGCAGGCCTTCTCCTCTATCTCCATTCCATTAGCGACCTTTTCAAGGTCATCGAGGTCGTGGAAACTGAGATGTGCACAGCAATGGGGACATATATCAACGTTCGAGCGTATGGTCCTCCCACAGCTAGGGCACTCGATGTCGATAATCTCGGTCATATCGGGTCAGGGAGGTGGAAGACAGGGGCTGTATTAACCATTTTTGGAACAATTTTTAAAACTGGCTATCCAAAATGCTTTTACACGATAGATCGGCGCAATACGCCGCCGATATGGAACTGGCCTTGATCTGGCGTTTATTGAACATCATTCCTCTTTATGATACCTGACCTGTAAGGTTCATAACCATGCACTGTGGTACAGGGTGACATGCGCTGGAGCCTAGTCGCAGTGCGTATATGCATGATAATGATCACTTTGACCGCGGTCCTGATAATTCTATTATCCACCGTCCCACTTGCGACGGGCGGGCTGGAGTTCGATTTCCCTGACGAGGAGGATGACGTCTGGGAGATGGACGGGAGCCGGGTCATCGGTACGGTGCCCATCGGAATAAGGAACGGAGGGTTTTTTGACATTGAGGATTTCAGCTTCAGATTGAACCTCAGCGACACTGACGGTTACGGGCTAGTTGATGTCCAGACCGACCCGGTCGACCTTGTCGCTGGGAAATGGACGGAGGTTGTCGTCGAGATGAGCTTCGACCTGAACGACCTGCCACCGGAAAAACAGTTCGAGATCATGTTCAACGGCACTCAGGCCAGCTTGGCAATAGGGGTGTCGTCATACTTCGGACTGAGGACGATCAGGACGTCCATAGACATACATAGTGATGAGCAGACGATCGAGATCCCTCCGATGATCAATGAGGTGAGCGTCGACCCGTCGAGGCTGCGTGTGGAGCAAACGGGGGAAGGATATTGGTTGACATTGCCATATTCATTCTCAGCCTCTGAGATGGTATCTGGTAAAGAACTCTACCTCGATGTTTCTATCAGCAATGCGACCAAATACTTCGGGGAGGACTCCGAGCTTATCATTCTTGACCAATACATAGAGGGGCAATTGACCTTCGCCCTGAGCGAGGAGGATTTCAAGAACCTGAGCGCCTACCCTGATACCCTCTACGTCGATGTGGCGATCACGTTCCTCGGAATAACGATGGAAAGGGAGCTGACTTACGAGTGGACACCTTTCATCAGCAATTTCCAGGTACAGAGCGTTTGGGCATATTATACGGGGTATGATGGTCAGATCGACCTATCATATTACTTTGATGCCTCCGATACAATATGGTACCATAACGTCGTCGTTCACATCACCATAACGGACGAAATAGGGACGATCGCATCAGGGGATGACTATTTCACGATATTCAGCAACAATCAACGTTCTGCCTGGCTGTTCGTGCCGAACGATGTGATGTCGAGGGTCTACGGCAATGAGGCCGATTGGGAGATGACCTTTGAGATCGTCGGGGAGGGCTTCACCATAACCAAGACCGTCACGTACCATTGGAACGGGGGTGCGTGAGATGGCCCAAGTTTCTAAGGAGTTCAATCTCAAGTTGGGCTCTGCCGGAAAAGGCCTGATCTCCTCGGTCTTGGCCTTCGTGAAGTTCTTTGTAGTGCCGTTCATGGTGCTGAACCTCATCTTGACGATAGGTGATGGTTCCGGGGGCGAATGGTGGCCTAAGGTCAAGGTTCTCATCGAAGAGATGATGCCGTTGGTGATCGTGTTCGGCATAGCGATCACCGCTGTAGCTTTCGGACGGGGTTTCTACCCGAAAGGGTCTTACCCCAGAGCAGTCTTTTCGGCCGTCTGCGCGGTCCTGGTGATGATATACGCATACATGCTTATGCTGGGAGGAGATGTCCAGTCCTTTTTTGACTCAGAGGATATTGCCCTCGATGTGATGTTCGTTTTCCTCCTCTTTGCGCTGTTGTTGGTCATTCGGACGCTCCAGCATCTGGGTGAGCTTCCCGACCACCGTCACGAGTTCCTGACGCTCATGGCAGGAAAGCTCGGGACACCGATGCCTGAGCCTTTGCCGGTCGAGGATGTCGACAAGCACAGGTTCTATCATGACCTCCGTTTGAGGTATGGAAGGCTGGAACCCGGATTCAAGGACATGAGGAAGGCCGCAGGGAAATATCTCGCATGGCCGGTATTCCTGTTGATCATTATCGGCATAGTGATCACCAAGATAGGCGATTCTGTGCCTGTGGAGTTCAAGAATGAGCTGGACGGGCTTGTCGGCACCATAGCCCTTATAGGGGCGGCCATAGCTGTGCTGATGTTCTTCAAGGGTTTCTATCCGAAAGGCTCGGTCTCAAGGATGGCCTTCTGGATTCCGGCCGCTGGCTGCATCTGCCTGTGGATATGGTATCTTTCATTCGGGGGCGATGTGGCCATAGAGCTCATGGACCTGGCAACGATAGAGCTGGATTATACGCCGATCATCATGCTGTTCATCATAGCGGCCGCCCTGTGGGCAGTGTACGCCATAGTGGAGATGGTCTCGTACAGAAAGGACTGGAAGGCCAATAACTTTCAGCCTGTCGATGACAAGAAGATATCCGCGATGAAGAAGCTGAAGAAAAAAGAGGCAAAGGAGAAGGCCAAGGCGGAGAAGCTGCAGAAGAAGCTGGATGAGAAAAGGTCGCAGGGAAAGGATTGAGCGGCCCCTATCCCTTCGTCATTGACCTTTTCTTTGACCTCCGCCAGCTGGCCTCCATGTATATGACCGAGCATGTGCAGATCCCTGCGCTGGTGAAGAGCATGTCGTAGCCGACGTCTAGCGGGGTCGCGTGATTGGCGATCACCAACAGCACTCCGATGACGGTGAATGCGGCGATGATCCACGCATAGACATGGTCGCTGGTTGCCATGCCATATTTCATGAACACGGACGCGAGGCCGAATAACGCGAAGGCTAGGATGACGACCGGAAGGCATTCGGCCGCATCTGCGTACGGGGCGCCGTAGGCGATCCTCATCACAACATCTGGGAACAGCAAAAAACCCGTCCATACCATCCCCAACGTAAGTCCGACGAGCCAGACGGACTTCCTCATCAACATGTGCGTCTCATCGATACGCTTCTCGGAGAACCTTGGGAAGGTAACGATGGTTATCGCACCCGGCAACCAGAGGACTATCTTGCCGAGCATCGAGGCGGAGGAGTATATGCCCGCATCATGATCGGCCATGAGCCCTCTTACAAGGAAAGTGTCGATGTTGGTAATGAGGGTGAAACATATTGTGCTGACCGCCACCGGTATGGTGTAGATGTAGACGCCCCTCATCTCAATCGCGGTCTTATCCTTCTTCACATAGTCCCAGATCGCGTAATACACGATCCCAAATGCCAGCGAGGTACCGACGACCATCGCCCCAAAGGCCCCGCCCACGCCCATCCCCACTGTAACGAATAGAACTCCTAGTGCAAGTTTTCCTATCGGCCCGAAGATGTTGTAAAGTCCCAGCAGGTGGAAGCGTTTGAGGCCCTGGGTTCCACCGACCGCGGGCGGACCAAGCATTGTAAGAAAGGCCCCTAGTCCTAGCAATATGATGGTATTCTCATCGGTTATCGAAAGGAACGTCTTCAGCCAAGGGGAAGATATGATGATGGCAAGGAATAAGACCGCGCCGACGGCCATGCTTATAATGAAGGACCTTCTGAGGAACCATGCGATCTCCTTGTCCTTGCCCTCGCCCCTCATCTTTGCGACGTATCGGACGACCGTCGTTCCTAGCAATGTCCCGGGGACACCGAGTATGTAGAAGATTGATAGAAGCGATGATAATAGTGAGTACTCCGCAGGGTCCAAGGAGTGTCCCATGAAGCTCTGATAAAGATAGTTGCAGGCCCCACCTGTCATCGTGGCTAAGAAGATGATGAGCGCGGGGCGGCCTAGGCCATCGAAATTAAGATTCTTACGAAGCAATGTAGGCTCGTATATGTTCCAGCATTAAAAGGGTTTCAGGGCCACGTTCCTTGATGCCATTGATCTACATTCGGACGTGATTGAAGAACTGATAAATAGGGGCATCGAAATAGCAACGGGAAAAGGGTGCGTCCAATATGGGAATAAGCATTGCGATTTGCGAACTGGATTCTGATAAGGCATCTTGCAAAATGGCCAAGACCTCGGTGCTCAAGGTCAATATAAAGAGTGTTGAAGGATACGAGTCCTGTGCTGAGTTCGATATGATAGTGCCAGTGGAAGAGGCCAAGAAGATCATAGGCGAAGATTGGGAGGGATTCCTGAAAAGGAACCGGATCGATCCGGACGTAGAGACCATATACATTGAGAAGGTAAAGAATGAGATGGACAGGGCTAAACTGCTCCCCGCAGCTAAGAAGCAATACACGGGATGGGTCGTTATGGAGAAGGCGGACCCTGAGCAGCAGAAGAAGCTGATGGATCTTGCGGACCCGGATGAGAGGCTGACCAAATGGGACATGCTATCGTTCGATGAGATGGGGGAGACCTGTAAGAAATGCGAGCTCTCATGGGACGAAGGAAGGGGATGCATCGGGACCTTCGGGCCTGAGAACTCTGGGCTTCCTGATATAGCGAGAAAATACGGTATGACCATCATCGCATCGATACCGGAGGCCGTTAAGAACAAGACAAAGTTCAAGGTTGAAGATGCACAGAGGCTTTTGGAAGAGGTCAGAGTTATTAGGGAGAAATTGCCATCCGAAGGGAAGATGGCAGTGCGTAGGTATTCAGGTGTTTTACAGCGCTTGGAAAAAGTGGCCTATATGAGTCTGAAATATAAGGTAAGGTTTTATTTCATTTGATTTTTCTTATTTTTTTCAATATAACAGTACATAACGCTTCTTCCTTTAATAATATTATATTCCGGGTTAATATTTAAAACCGTTTTCGGCAATTCTATTGAATCTTCTTTCTTGTGGTAAGTACAAATTGCCATTTTGGGTTTAAATATATTTATTGTTTTTTTGCTCCAAGCAATACATCATTTTCCATTCCTTCCACATCAATTTTAATAAAATCAATTCTATCAATCGAATTGGTATCAATATAATTGTCCAAAGAAATAATATTTTTATTTATATCCTCATTCGCTCCTAACATTTTGGGTATGATGGTTATAGATTTTTCATAAT
This genomic window from Methanomassiliicoccales archaeon contains:
- the sepF gene encoding cell division protein SepF, whose product is MPILKKPLKRGKDDVSPVETEQYIDLGAMFFPEESSLSGASVKVAEIYRYEDVGAITQPVYDGNVLLIDYSNMANDTNELKRVTSELKNVARDCNGDVAAIGNNLIVVTPNGMRIDRNKIRGGFH
- a CDS encoding DUF1616 domain-containing protein, which translates into the protein MRRDWDVLMVLVVTPLLILSIFLMPDVPLRIVLGLPFLLFFPGYVTVLALFPEKEDLEPLERVALSFGLSIAIAPLIGFGLNYTPFGIRLVPILACLSVFNIVVALVGQYRRNLAIAPYLPFDPVKLYNDAIASYRKEKGVDKALTIILVISIIASVVALVYVIAVPRQGESFTEFYILGPGGKAEGYPHDLTAGEEASIIIGIANHEHRTVNYTVELWLVNATFVNNETQVHEMYWFDSFNIELDHQDVDLEGNWTAQWELFYTFSVNKTGKYKLWFLLYKDGAPALPSGIEMKPYADFTGTDAEQRIILAVKNEVQSLNLNLRISS
- a CDS encoding RNA-binding protein; the encoded protein is MSELRVRNRKRMREKDIKQMSERLSKDLGTELFGTDDVVDSAESSEFDLIFVNGQILGLIVEGTPFLTVRGLLRYRATKKFVTVDMGAVPFVTKGADVMGPGIVDADPEIRSGDLVWVRDVKNLKPLAIGQSLLSGEELRQKRPGKAVRSLTYVGDKLWKYDEEEGQRK
- a CDS encoding oligosaccharide flippase family protein produces the protein MLRKNLNFDGLGRPALIIFLATMTGGACNYLYQSFMGHSLDPAEYSLLSSLLSIFYILGVPGTLLGTTVVRYVAKMRGEGKDKEIAWFLRRSFIISMAVGAVLFLAIIISSPWLKTFLSITDENTIILLGLGAFLTMLGPPAVGGTQGLKRFHLLGLYNIFGPIGKLALGVLFVTVGMGVGGAFGAMVVGTSLAFGIVYYAIWDYVKKDKTAIEMRGVYIYTIPVAVSTICFTLITNIDTFLVRGLMADHDAGIYSSASMLGKIVLWLPGAITIVTFPRFSEKRIDETHMLMRKSVWLVGLTLGMVWTGFLLFPDVVMRIAYGAPYADAAECLPVVILAFALFGLASVFMKYGMATSDHVYAWIIAAFTVIGVLLVIANHATPLDVGYDMLFTSAGICTCSVIYMEASWRRSKKRSMTKG